A stretch of Fulvia fulva chromosome 4, complete sequence DNA encodes these proteins:
- a CDS encoding DNA excision repair protein ERCC-6-like 2 encodes MAARWLGHRSSEMDTDSDDLHIISSGPATKSSSRVPSGERVEWTDDDEPAPVKSKSKTKSNSKPKQRREKQSREPPKKRTKTTGKSMVGRKATSTKRKITSSGEEEDDTLDDILPQYLCDRAAEWETHLGATAEDGLCYPPRLRDEESQRTHLDTRPVLPDHIPKSGPCEPIDIGDDASTIPGPIAQYLKPYQVDGADFLYKKFLYQKGGILGDDMGLGKTIQVIAFLTAAFGKSANEMDQKRMRAIRRQADDDWYPRVLIVCPGGLMANWRNELERWGYWHVDTYHGGKKVKEAALATAHSGRLEIMITPYQTYTNDESAINTIRWDCVIADECHMFKNRRSDVCKAMMNVNALCRIGLSGTVIQNKYEELWVLLNWCSPGRLGPMINWKNKICIPLKMGQAHGATNTQLATARNIAERLVKNLLPKFFLRRTKALIAHQLPKKSDRVVFCPLTPAQADAYNNFTASELVTVIRDATSPCTCNSGRKSGWCCNQEVEGWGDWRFFVFPVLVTLQKLSNHLALLLPSGESDHERMAKDIATLKLAVGENEWEDYFKRRDETTYWAKAEFCGKWKVLKKLLHLWDDNGDKVLIFSHSVKLLRLLHMFFKVTSEFVVSYLTGEMSYDERQAEVDLYNTDPNKFIFLISTKAGGVGLNITSANKVVIMDPNWNPAWDQQAQDRAYRMGQLRDVDVFRLVSVGTVEEIVYARQIYKQQQANIAYDGSNERRYFTGVQDQKNQKGEIFGLANLFAPMAENVVLQDIVNKTNVAESRAGVEIAGLDLEASQEDDGRELSPLGDMDAAMDELAQEIIGHGEARRKAAKETAKQLDPVQAIFASAGVEYTHENTEVIGTSKMETKISSRAQKAGDDIDRINELAFGAIDSQSQLDMAKASDDGIDLGDGLGRVRYRYRPPQEVRVRQFCTMAKQFGYEDVAEFALVVEGWDQGQRRDCLERFYLDRRRTLAESQQA; translated from the coding sequence CCGTCTGGTGAGCGTGTGGAGTGGACTGACGATGATGAACCAGCACCCGTGAAAAGCAAGTCCAAGACCAAGTCGAACTCGAAGCCGAAGCAGCGTCGCGAGAAGCAGAGCCGCGAGCCACCGAAGAAGCGCACGAAGACAACTGGAAAGTCAATGGTTGGCAGGAAAGCGACGAGTACAAAGCGCAAGATTACGAGCAGCGGCGAGGAAGAAGACGACACCCTTGACGATATATTACCACAATACCTTTGCGATCGAGCAGCAGAATGGGAGACCCACCTGGGCGCCACCGCAGAAGATGGACTATGTTACCCGCCTCGACTTCGTGACGAAGAGTCGCAGCGGACACATCTTGACACACGCCCTGTTCTGCCCGACCACATACCAAAGTCAGGCCCGTGCGAACCAATCGACATTGGAGATGACGCGAGTACTATACCAGGACCTATCGCGCAGTATCTCAAGCCATATCAGGTCGACGGTGCCGACTTTCTCTACAAGAAGTTCCTCTATCAGAAAGGAGGCATACTCGGCGACGACATGGGCCTCGGCAAGACCATCCAAGTCATCGCATTCCTGACTGCAGCCTTTGGCAAGAGCGCCAACGAGATGGACCAGAAGCGAATGCGAGCCATACGCAGACAGGCTGACGACGACTGGTATCCAAGAGTCCTCATCGTCTGTCCGGGTGGCCTCATGGCGAACTGGAGGAACGAACTTGAGCGTTGGGGATACTGGCACGTTGACACATATCACGGCGGCAAGAAAGTGAAGGAAGCAGCCTTGGCGACAGCACATTCTGGACGTCTCGAGATCATGATTACACCTTACCAGACTTACACAAACGATGAGAGCGCCATCAACACCATCCGCTGGGACTGCGTGATCGCAGACGAGTGCCACATGTTCAAGAATCGTCGTTCTGATGTCTGCAAGGCCATGATGAATGTCAACGCTCTCTGTCGCATTGGACTTTCAGGGACTGTCATTCAGAACAAGTACGAAGAGCTCTGGGTCCTGCTGAACTGGTGTTCTCCTGGCAGACTCGGTCCCATGATTAACTGGAAGAACAAGATCTGTATACCTCTCAAGATGGGACAAGCCCACGGCGCGACGAACACTCAATTGGCAACAGCCCGAAACATTGCAGAGAGACTGGTGAAGAATCTGCTACCCAAATTCTTCCTACGACGCACAAAGGCCCTAATCGCACATCAGCTTCCCAAGAAGAGTGACAGGGTAGTCTTCTGTCCATTGACACCCGCCCAAGCAGATGCTTACAACAACTTCACCGCAAGCGAACTCGTGACGGTCATCAGAGACGCCACGTCGCCGTGCACATGTAACTCTGGCAGAAAGTCTGGGTGGTGCTGCAATCAAGAGGTCGAGGGCTGGGGCGACTGGAGATTCTTTGTCTTTCCTGTCCTGGTCACACTGCAGAAGCTATCCAATCATCTTGCTCTGCTTCTACCCAGTGGAGAGAGTGATCACGAACGCATGGCTAAGGATATTGCGACGCTCAAGCTCGCAGTTGGGGAGAACGAGTGGGAAGACTACTTCAAGAGGAGAGACGAGACTACCTACTGGGCGAAGGCGGAGTTCTGCGGCAAGTGGAAGGTTCTCAAGAAACTACTACATTTGTGGGACGACAACGGAGACAAGGTCTTGATCTTCTCCCACTCGGTCAAGCTTCTGAGGCTGTTGCACATGTTCTTCAAAGTAACATCGGAATTCGTCGTATCATACCTGACCGGAGAGATGAGCTACGACGAGAGGCAAGCGGAGGTTGACCTCTACAATACCGACCCAAACAAATTCATCTTCCTAATATCGACAAAAGCAGGCGGGGTCGGTCTGAACATCACCAGCGCCAACAAAGTCGTCATCATGGATCCGAACTGGAACCCGGCATGGGACCAACAAGCACAAGATCGAGCATACCGCATGGGCCAACTGCGCGATGTTGACGTCTTCCGCCTCGTCTCGGTCGGCACAGTCGAAGAGATTGTGTACGCCAGACAGATTTACAAACAACAACAAGCAAATATTGCCTACGATGGCTCCAACGAGCGTCGCTACTTTACAGGCGTTCAAGACCAGAAGAACCAGAAAGGAGAGATCTTCGGCCTTGCTAACCTTTTCGCTCCCATGGCAGAGAACGTCGTGCTTCAAGACATCGTCAACAAGACCAACGTCGCAGAATCTCGCGCTGGCGTGGAGATTGCAGGGTTGGACTTGGAGGCTAGCCAGGAAGATGACGGACGGGAACTCAGCCCTTTGGGTGATATGGACGCCGCTATGGATGAGCTGGCACAGGAGATTATAGGACACGGAGAAGCAAGACGTAAAGCTGCGAAAGAGACTGCGAAGCAATTGGACCCAGTGCAAGCCATCTTCGCCTCCGCAGGAGTAGAGTACACACACGAGAACACAGAAGTCATCGGAACCTCCAAGATGGAGACGAAAATCTCCTCCCGCGCACAGAAAGCAGGAGATGACATTGACCGCATAAACGAGCTCGCGTTCGGCGCTATTGACTCGCAATCACAGCTCGACATGGCCAAAGCCAGCGACGATGGCATAGACCTCGGGGATGGACTGGGGCGGGTGCGCTACAGGTATCGCCCGCCGCAGGAGGTGCGCGTGAGGCAATTCTGTACTATGGCCAAGCAGTTTGGGTATGAGGATGTGGCGGAGTTTGCCCTGGTGGTGGAGGGCTGGGATCAAGGGCAAAGGCGGGACTGCTTGGAGCGTTTCTACCTGGATAGGCGCAGGACGCTGGCGGAGAGCCAGCAGGCATAG